One genomic window of Candidatus Omnitrophota bacterium includes the following:
- a CDS encoding type II and III secretion system protein produces the protein SGTDTFPQTELGLDIAIVADWAKKNFIEAYLHALASQNRANLLSAPKITTLSGQQANIQVTQTIPYVTDVQFENSGTAEHPIWKFDYTIEEKMTGITLEVTPYVGSNSDIITLDIHPEVSNLKARRPIFQGAATEAANPITYGMSVPALLGWPVIDTRTVQTSVMVKSGSTLIMGGFINDDDSTTEKKVPILGDIPLIGPLFRYQYVDRKKKNLVIFLTATLLTAEGETAQ, from the coding sequence TCCGGAACCGATACATTTCCGCAAACCGAACTCGGCCTCGATATCGCAATTGTCGCGGATTGGGCCAAGAAGAATTTCATAGAGGCGTACCTTCACGCCCTTGCGTCGCAAAACAGGGCCAATCTCCTGTCCGCTCCGAAAATAACTACATTATCCGGCCAGCAAGCAAACATCCAGGTAACGCAGACTATTCCGTATGTGACAGATGTGCAGTTTGAAAATAGCGGAACGGCGGAACACCCTATTTGGAAATTTGACTATACTATCGAAGAGAAGATGACGGGGATAACGCTTGAGGTCACTCCTTACGTAGGCAGTAACAGCGATATTATAACGCTTGATATACACCCAGAGGTCAGCAATCTTAAAGCAAGAAGGCCGATTTTTCAAGGAGCCGCCACGGAGGCGGCAAACCCCATAACATACGGCATGTCGGTACCAGCGCTTTTGGGATGGCCCGTTATTGATACTAGAACAGTGCAGACGAGCGTAATGGTAAAAAGCGGTTCCACTCTCATAATGGGAGGTTTTATAAATGACGATGATTCCACAACGGAGAAGAAAGTGCCTATTTTAGGCGATATTCCGCTGATCGGTCCGCTTTTTAGATATCAGTACGTTGACAGGAAGAAGAAGAATCTCGTTATATTTTTAACAGCGACTCTATTAACAGCCGAAGGCGAGACTGCCCAATGA